The following are encoded in a window of Anaerolineae bacterium genomic DNA:
- a CDS encoding D-glycerate dehydrogenase: protein MSEKPLVVLTHPLPEDWIAPLRAQVRLVVGPEGVAGVHPSLEPYLAEAEGLLTWLIDRVDEALLARMPRLRVVSNMAVGVDNIDLEACRRRGIPVGHTPGVLTDAVADLTLALLLAVARGIFPAAQDAREGRWGLWSPTRWLGADLQGATLGIVGLGGIGQAVARRAVGFGLRIGYTSRTPKPEAEAAYGAQRLPLDELLAMSDFVSLHVPLTPETRGLIGEAALRRMKPTAYLINMARGPVVDTDALVRALQEGWIAGAALDVTEPEPLPPAHPLYRLPNCVIVPHIGSATHATRRRMAELACANLLAGLRGEPLPHRAN from the coding sequence GAAGACTGGATCGCTCCGTTGCGGGCACAGGTGCGCCTGGTGGTCGGCCCGGAGGGCGTGGCCGGCGTGCATCCCTCCCTGGAGCCGTATCTGGCCGAGGCGGAGGGGTTGTTGACCTGGCTGATCGACCGCGTGGATGAGGCCTTGTTGGCGCGAATGCCGCGCCTGCGGGTGGTCTCGAACATGGCCGTGGGCGTGGACAACATCGACCTGGAAGCCTGCCGACGCCGGGGGATCCCCGTGGGGCACACGCCGGGGGTGTTGACCGACGCCGTGGCCGACCTGACCCTGGCGTTGCTGCTGGCCGTGGCGCGGGGCATCTTCCCCGCGGCGCAGGACGCCCGCGAGGGGCGTTGGGGGCTGTGGTCGCCCACGCGCTGGTTAGGGGCCGACTTGCAGGGGGCCACCTTAGGCATCGTGGGCCTGGGCGGCATCGGGCAGGCGGTGGCCCGGCGGGCGGTGGGCTTTGGCCTGCGCATTGGGTACACCTCGCGCACGCCCAAGCCGGAGGCCGAGGCGGCCTACGGGGCGCAGCGCCTGCCTCTGGATGAGTTGCTGGCCATGAGCGATTTCGTCAGCCTGCACGTCCCCCTGACCCCAGAGACGCGGGGGCTCATCGGCGAGGCCGCCTTGCGGCGCATGAAGCCCACCGCTTACCTGATCAACATGGCCCGCGGGCCGGTGGTGGACACCGACGCCCTGGTGCGGGCGCTGCAGGAAGGCTGGATCGCCGGTGCGGCGCTGGATGTGACCGAGCCCGAGCCGTTGCCGCCAGCGCATCCGTTGTATCGCCTGCCTAACTGCGTCATCGTGCCGCATATTGGTTCGGCGACCCATGCCACCCGGCGGCGGATGGCCGAACTGGCCTGCGCCAACCTGTTGGCCGGCCTGCGGGGCGAACCATTGCCCCATCGGGCGAATTGA